The region TGTCGGACAAATATAATGCCGCCGTAGTTATTCACGTTGCCGAGACAAAAAAGGAACGCGACGACATCCAAAAGCAATATGGCGACACGCCAATGGCCTACCTCGGCAAGATCGGTTTTCTGTCAAATCGCGTTATCGCCGCGCATACTGTTTGGCTCACTGACGCGGAGATCGACATGATGAATATCCTGGGCGTCGGCTCGGCGCATAATCCGCAGTCGAATATGAAACTCGCGTCGGGCGTAGCGCCTGTTCCGGCGATGCTCGCTAAGAATATCGCCGTCGGCCTCGGTACCGACGGAGCCGCGTCGAACAACGACCTCAACATGTGGGAAGAAATGGACACTGCCGCAAAGCTTCACAAGCAATACTCCAACGACCCGAAAACTCTTCCCGCAGAAATGGCTTTCGAGATGGCAACGATCCGCGGAGCACGTGCATTGCATCTCGACAAGATCACAGGCTCGCTCGAAGTCGGCAAACGTGCCGACATCGCTATCGTCGATCTTGACAGCTTAAATCAGACGCCGTTTTTCAACATTTATTCGTCGCTTGTTTACTCTACAAAGGCAAACGACGTCCGAACGGTCATCATAAACGGCCGCGTTGTGATGCTCGACCGCCGGTTGCTCACCCTTAACGAAAGTGCTATAAAGAAAGATGCAAACGCATACCGCGATAAAATCATCAAGAGCTTAGGTAAATGATTTAGCGGGCCATACAAATAAGGCCGGTCGCGGGTTTTTAAGCGTGATTTTTCGCAACGTCAGGTCATTAAAAGTGAGCCTTCCTTAAGATGTAAGTTCGCTTGGCCTTTACGGAAAATTTAAGTCAGACCAAAGGAGGACTCTAAATGCCGTTAAATGTCAGAAGGTTATACACTTCGGGTTTTTTGGTTTTATTCGCATTTATTCTTTTCGCAGGCGCTCAGACGCCTCCGCAGACCGTTCCACAGCCAGTAACTCCTCCGACGACAGCTCCAACATCAGGCGACATAATGCGCGACCGGATCTCACGGGCAAAGGCATTTATTGCCGTTCGCAATTACAACGCAGCAATTTACGAGCTTGAGAACATCCGCCGCGAGTCGAACGACACGGCATTAAAAGGCGTCGTCAACGTTCTGCTGATGAACAGCTATCTCGAACAGGGCGACTACAAACGTGCTCAGGACTTTCTTGGCGAGTTTTACAACGCTCAAAAAACAAACAAGCCTAATGCACCGGCGTTCTATATGGCGGTTGCGTCGCAGATCGTAAAAGGAGCCCGTGATCGCGTCGAACGCTATCGTGCCCTAGGCCTCAGTATTTCAGACCGCACGCTGCCGCTTGAGGCTGCAAACGATCTCGAAAAAATGCGCGAGACGCTCGAACTCGTCATCACACAGTCAAAAGAACTCGGCAAGGACAAGGTAAAAACGCCGGACGCGATGGCTTTGCTCGAAGAAGCCAGCAATTCGCGGGGAATGCTTGGAAGAGACGATTACGACGCACGCCGTTGGGGAAATGAGGTTGCCGACACTCGCGAAGACCTTGCAAATTCGGGCCGAGTCGTGATGGACGCGACAAACGGAGCGTCAAATGAACAGCCCGTCGGCAATATGGTTGCCGTAAACACCAAACCGCTCGAAAAGCCGCCTGTCATAGTCGTCGGAGGCAGTAATAATCCGGTCCGAGATCAAAAGAGCACGGAAAACAAGCCGTCTGACCAGAACGTCGCGGTGAACGACAAACCAACATACGTTCCGATGCCGCCGGCTCCGATCAAGAAAGAAGAGCCGAAAAAGGAAGAGCCAAAACCTGTTATAGAAACTCCAAAGACGGAACCGGTCGCTGACGGATCGCCGATGGATGTCGGAGCCAAGCTCAAGGATTTTGCCACCAACCAGCCGTCGCCCGTATATCCTCAAGTTGCAAAAGCAACGCGGACGACCGGCGTTGTCAACGTGCGTGTAACCGTCAGCGAAACCGGCGAAGTCGCAACCATCGATAAATCGACCGGCCCGGGAATGCTGCAGAGCGCGGCAAGGGACGCGATAAAAAAATGGAAGTTCAAGCCCTTCCAACGCGACGGTCAGCCGGTCAAGGCTATCGGATTTGTTAGCTTTAGCTTCGCACTTTAGGCTTCACCGCAAAGAAAAAGAAGGCCAAGATGCCGAATGTCGTCGACGAGAGTGTGAATTGAAGACGAGAAGCATCACCATGCGTCAAAAAAGCCCTGATTCCCAGCTAAACGTATGATCTGCAATGGTTTAGCGTCAAAGCAGCAAAATAGCGCCATCTTTCGCCGCCAAAAAGCCATCGCAGACCCTCAAAAAGCCATCGCTCACCCCCAAAAAGCCATCTAAAAAATCGCCTTGTGAAAAAATTGCCTGCGTCGATAACAGCGCGCCCGGGACCGTAAAGGCATGTCATCTGCTCACGCCTATAAGGGCGTCGATCAGAGCGTCGATCACGTGTTTCTTTTTAGCTAGCGTTTTAGCCGGATCTTTGACACCAGTTACACAGACGAAAAGGACAAAGAAAACAAAAACACAAAGATCATCAAAAACTGACCCGCTACATGTTTTGTGGTAAATTCCATTTGTGCGACTGTTGATCTTTATTGTTTTATTTTCGGTAACAGCATTTTCGCAAATTCCGGCTATTGAGCCGGGCGTTTCGCAGGACTTGGCGAAGTGGCGCGCCGCTAATTACTCCAACATCAGCTACAAACTAAACCTGACACTCGAAAAGATGTCGCCCGTGCTTCGCGGTAGTATGGAAATACACGTCACGCAAGCCGCAACGGCGTGCGCCGAGCCAAATTGCCCGCCGATGGCCATTATTCTTGATTGGCGAAAGATCCCCGGCCACGAAAAGGAGTCGACAATATCGAATGTCACTATAAACGGACAACCAGCAGGGTTGTATGATCCCTTGGGAGAGGATAGTTTTTGGCCAACATATCAAGAGGTCAGCGACCACCTTATTTTTTCCCGCCGTCGCGCCGTTCACGGCGAAGGCGTGAAGATGGGCGAGAATGTCATCAAGCTCGATTTTACGTCGCCGATATTGACCAGCGGCAGCGCGATCACGCGGTACGTCGATAAAGAGGACGGCGCGGAATACATCTATTCGCTCTTCGTCCCGTCCGACGCCAGCACGGCGTTCCCAGTCTTCGACCAGCCTGATCTGAAGGCGAGGTTTAGCGTAACGGTCGCACACCCAGCAGAATGGAAGGTCGTTTCAAATGAATTGGTGAGTTTTCACCTTCATGAGGTAGGCAGAAATACTGAAGGTCCTTGCCCTCCACCTTGCGAGCTAGGTGCGATATCCCAGTTTCATGAAACCAAACCCATCAGCACCTACGTCTTCGCATTCGCCGCCGGGCGGTTTGAGGAGTTTAATTATCCGATCCAAGACCCTAATGACGGCACAAAAAAAATCACATCGGAAAAACGTAAACCCTTCGAAAAGTGGGTTGAAAATGATGTTTCTGGTTTGCTGACACCGGCTGAGGCGGACAGGCTAGAGAAAGAACGAATTGAGAGGCAAACAAGGAATATTCCTTCCGATTCGCCTGATTTTGGAAACATTTATGTTCGCCGATCCCAAGCCGCAAAGTTCAAACCTCACGCCGCCGAGGTCTTTCGGCTTAATCGCGAGGCTGTCAAATATCTCGAAACCTATTTCGACTACAAATTCCCGTTTCCGAAGTACGATCTCGTGCTGATACCCGAATTTCCGTTTGGCGGGATGGAGCATGCCGGCGCGACGTTTCTTAGGGAGCAGTCCGTTATCTTTCCGCAGGAGCCGACCAAAAACGACATCATATCGCGGGCGAACCTGATCTTTCACGAGGCGGCGCATCAGTGGTTTGGCGACACGGTGACGATGAAATGGTTCGACGACCTGTGGCTGAAAGAGGGGTTTGCGACCTTTATGGCTTACAAGGCCCTGGACAAGATCATGCCCGAGGCAAACGCCTGGAAGGTCTTTTACGAACGCGTCAAACAGGCCGCCTACCAGACCGATTCGACACGCGGCACGACCGCCATCTACCAACCCATCGCCAATCTCAACTCCGCAAAATCGGCATACGGCAACATCGTTTACAACAAAGCCCCCGCGTTCCTCCGCCAGGCCGAGTTCTACCTCGGCGAAGACAAATTCCAAACCGCGGTGCGCGCGTTTTTGAAGAAACACGAGTATGGAAATGCCGAATGGAGTGATCTTGTCGAGGAATTTTCTAATGCCGAAATCCAGGCCGTACTGAACAAGAGTCCCGAATACGAGAAATGGAAGCAATCAACGATAGATCGCACAAAGGAGTGGGCAAAAAACTGGGTAACCCATCCCGGCGTTTCGATTGTGAGATATAAGCCGGCCGGCTTCCACTATCGCGATATGCCGACCGTTTCAATTGACGGGTTCGCAATCAGTCAAAAGGACGCGAATAACAATTTTCGTTGGAGACAAAGAACACAGGCTCTTTCAATAGATGCAGCAGGCCGAACAAGGGATCGAGCAATTCTTATCTCCGATGGAGTTGAACGACCCACCTATGAAGAGACCTTGCCTAACACTGTCTTCTACTTTCCAAATTATCAAGACTACGGCTACGGCATCTTTCTGCTCGACGACAAAAGCCGCGATTATGTCCTGAAAAATATTGGACGCGAAAAAGACGATTTCCTCCGCACAATGATGTGGGGCAGCCTCTGGGACAGCGTCCGAGAAGCCGAACTTGCTCCGAAGGATTATGTTGAGTTGGTCCTGAAGAATTTAGCCACAGAGAAAGATGAGAGTACGATCCAAACACTGTTGTCGCGAGTAACGACTGCGATGAATTACTACGTGTCAGAACCGCCTGCGTTAGCGGGCGGCAAGAACCGTTCGTCTGAGGCCGCGTTCGAAAAAAACAAGCAACGTGCGTCAGTATCGGCGCCATTGCCCCCCGCTTACGCAGGGGGTTCTGACTTGCAGGCTCGGCTCGAAAATCTCTTGATCGACAAAATACAAAACGCTTCGACGCAAGGCCAGCGAATAACATATTACCGTGCGTTCCTGAGCATCGCCTCGACCGATAAAGCGCGAGACAAACTCAAGCAGATATTAAAAGCCGGTTCCGGCACCACGAAGTCATCAAATCAGATGACTCTCAAAACCAAAGACAAATTCGACATCGTTACGCGGCTTGCAATTTTAGGCGATCCAGATGCTCCGAAATTGCTCACGAATCTTGAAAAGACCGAGACAAGCGACGACGCCAAACGTTATGCCTATGCGGCACATGCTGCCTTTGCTACGCCTGAAAACAAGGCAAAATTTTGGAATGACTTTGTAAATAATAAAGACATCTCTGAGAGCTGGATCGAGGTGGCGGCCGGGCCGTTCAATTCCATACGACATTCCGAACTTACGCTTCCATATCTCGAAAAAGCGCTTGCGATTCTGCCGACATTAAAACGCGAGCGAAAGATATTTTTTGTGAACGATTGGCTCGGTGACTTTATCGGCGGCCAACGCGACGAAAAGGCGCTTGCGGTTATCAATAAGTTTCTCGCCGACAACCCAAATCTTGCGGGCGATCTGCGGCTCAAGATACTCGAAAACTCCGACTTGATCGAGCGTGCCGTTAAGATCAGAGCAAAATACAGTAGGAATTAACCACAAAGGCACAAAGGACACAAAGTAAAAATTTCTTTGTGATCTTTGTGCCTTTGTGGTGAATAATATCCTTAACAAATCGGCTGAAATCTGATATTGTTCACTTCTATCTACCAAACGAGGTTTTCCGCTATGAGAATTCTGCTGATCTTTACGCTTTTGTTGGCAATTTCCGTATCAGTCTTTGCACAAGACAAGGTCTCCTTACCTGATCGACAGGTCATGGCCCGCGTTACGGTTTCAAGCGACGCCGAAATGCAGCGAGTGATCGGCCTTGGGCTCGACCTGATGGAATATCGTGAGGGTGATGACCTTTTATTTCTAACTACTCAGCAGCAGGTCAACGACCTAAGAAACTTGGGTCTCAATGCTCGTGTGGACGAGAAATTAACAGCCGAATTCGCAGTTCAAAGCAGGCCAGAGACATTTCAGGGCGGCTATCGGACCGTCGAGGAAACCTATGCATTCTTAAATCAAATGGAGACGACCTATCCAAAGCTTGCAGAGGTTTTTAGATACGGCCAAAGCTGGGAAAAAATGCAAAACCCGCTCAACGGCTATGATCTCACCGGTATAAAACTTACAAACAGAGATAATCGCGGCAATAAACCGAAATTGTTAATTCAGGGCGGCATACACGCCCGCGAGCTTGTTCCGCCCGAGATGGCAACGCGGTTCGCCCAGTATTTGTTGTCGAATTACGATAAGGATGCCGACGCGACCTGGCTGCTCAACGAACACGAGATATACATTATTCCGATCTTCAATCCCGACGGCCGCAAGATCGCCGAGACCGGCCTAATGAAACGGAAAAACACAAATAATCTAACAGGTAACTGCACAGGGACACTTACCGGAATTGATCTTAATCGTAATTATTCTTTTTGGTGGGGAAGCGTCAATTTTCCATCTGATCCTCCGTGCGGCGAAACGTGGCCGGGCCTCGAACCGGCTTCGGAGCCGGAAGTTAATTCGGTTCAGGCCTTGATATTGTCACTATTCCCCGATCAGCGTGAGCCGGACAGAAGTTCTCCGGCACCGATCGATGCTACCGGCGTTTTTCTCGATATGCACTCCTACGGCAATCTTGTTCTGTATCCATGGGGCGAAGATGACCTGCCGCCGCCAAATCCCCAGCTAGCCACGATCGCCGGGAGGATGGCAGGCTACAACGGCTACAACCCGATCCAGAGCATAAACCTTTATCCTACGAGCGGAACGGCACATGACTTTGCCTACGGCGAACTTGGAGTCGCAGGCCTCGGTATGGAAACAGGCCTTAGCTCAGGAAGCTGCGGCGGATTTATGCCGCCGTATTCCTGTCTGGACGGCGGCACGAACGGTAATTTTTGGAACCTTAATCGTCCTGTCTTGCTTTATCTAGCAAAGATCGTCCGTACGCCATTTATGACCAGCGAAGGACCTACCACTGAAACCCTGACGAGTAACCGAACAAGGCTCAATCGTTATTCGCTTCGAGCTCAGATCACGGATCAATTCAGCGGTAATCAGAGCATTGCGGGAGCCGAGGTTTACATCAATGTGCCCCCTTGGCGCGGCGGAACACCCATAGCGATGACACCTGAGGACGGCAATTTCAACAGCTCGACAGAATTTGCAGCCGCTAACATAACATGTCCGCCGGGAAGGCATATGTTGTTTGTTAGAGGGCGAGATTCGGCAGGGAATTGGGGCACGATGACCGCAGTTTTTACTATGCCAAACGCAAGTGGTGGTGATAACTGATTCGTCTAGTTCGTCGCTGCAAAAAGCCCGCACGTAAGTAAGGGCGGTACACTCAACTTGAATGTACCGCCCTTACTTAGGTGTGGGCTTTTGCATAGGTCATTCTCTAATCTTGACACAAAAGTAATGATTTGAGATTATTTGGTCATAGGTTCGTCTTATGAAGATCTCGGCACAAGAAGAATATGGGCTGCGTTGCCTGGTACAGCTTGCAAATTTAGGCGATGGTGAGAGCTTGACGCTGCCGCAGATCGCCGAACGCGAAGGCATTTCGACTGCGAACGCTGGCAAGCTTATGTGGCTCCTAAACAAAGCAGGTTTCGTACATTCAACACGCGGAACCAAGGGCGGGTACTTTCTGGCGCGTCCGGCGGGTGATATTCGCCTCAGTGAGATAATTAGGGTTCTGGATCAGGACGTGCTCACCAAGCACTGCGACAGTTACACAGGCGTTTTGGAATCATGTGTTCACAAGGGCGATTGCGGCATAAGGCCTGTGATCGTTGGGCTGCACGAGATCGTGGAAAACGCACTTTCGCAAATCACGCTCGCGCAGCTTGTCGGATCTGAAAGCTCGGTCGATGCGATGTTCCACTCGATTCGAGGTATTCACCGCACCATCGAACCGCAAAGAATTTAAGAAGGTTTGCCA is a window of Chloracidobacterium sp. DNA encoding:
- a CDS encoding TonB family protein yields the protein MPLNVRRLYTSGFLVLFAFILFAGAQTPPQTVPQPVTPPTTAPTSGDIMRDRISRAKAFIAVRNYNAAIYELENIRRESNDTALKGVVNVLLMNSYLEQGDYKRAQDFLGEFYNAQKTNKPNAPAFYMAVASQIVKGARDRVERYRALGLSISDRTLPLEAANDLEKMRETLELVITQSKELGKDKVKTPDAMALLEEASNSRGMLGRDDYDARRWGNEVADTREDLANSGRVVMDATNGASNEQPVGNMVAVNTKPLEKPPVIVVGGSNNPVRDQKSTENKPSDQNVAVNDKPTYVPMPPAPIKKEEPKKEEPKPVIETPKTEPVADGSPMDVGAKLKDFATNQPSPVYPQVAKATRTTGVVNVRVTVSETGEVATIDKSTGPGMLQSAARDAIKKWKFKPFQRDGQPVKAIGFVSFSFAL
- a CDS encoding ERAP1-like C-terminal domain-containing protein; this encodes MRLLIFIVLFSVTAFSQIPAIEPGVSQDLAKWRAANYSNISYKLNLTLEKMSPVLRGSMEIHVTQAATACAEPNCPPMAIILDWRKIPGHEKESTISNVTINGQPAGLYDPLGEDSFWPTYQEVSDHLIFSRRRAVHGEGVKMGENVIKLDFTSPILTSGSAITRYVDKEDGAEYIYSLFVPSDASTAFPVFDQPDLKARFSVTVAHPAEWKVVSNELVSFHLHEVGRNTEGPCPPPCELGAISQFHETKPISTYVFAFAAGRFEEFNYPIQDPNDGTKKITSEKRKPFEKWVENDVSGLLTPAEADRLEKERIERQTRNIPSDSPDFGNIYVRRSQAAKFKPHAAEVFRLNREAVKYLETYFDYKFPFPKYDLVLIPEFPFGGMEHAGATFLREQSVIFPQEPTKNDIISRANLIFHEAAHQWFGDTVTMKWFDDLWLKEGFATFMAYKALDKIMPEANAWKVFYERVKQAAYQTDSTRGTTAIYQPIANLNSAKSAYGNIVYNKAPAFLRQAEFYLGEDKFQTAVRAFLKKHEYGNAEWSDLVEEFSNAEIQAVLNKSPEYEKWKQSTIDRTKEWAKNWVTHPGVSIVRYKPAGFHYRDMPTVSIDGFAISQKDANNNFRWRQRTQALSIDAAGRTRDRAILISDGVERPTYEETLPNTVFYFPNYQDYGYGIFLLDDKSRDYVLKNIGREKDDFLRTMMWGSLWDSVREAELAPKDYVELVLKNLATEKDESTIQTLLSRVTTAMNYYVSEPPALAGGKNRSSEAAFEKNKQRASVSAPLPPAYAGGSDLQARLENLLIDKIQNASTQGQRITYYRAFLSIASTDKARDKLKQILKAGSGTTKSSNQMTLKTKDKFDIVTRLAILGDPDAPKLLTNLEKTETSDDAKRYAYAAHAAFATPENKAKFWNDFVNNKDISESWIEVAAGPFNSIRHSELTLPYLEKALAILPTLKRERKIFFVNDWLGDFIGGQRDEKALAVINKFLADNPNLAGDLRLKILENSDLIERAVKIRAKYSRN
- a CDS encoding Rrf2 family transcriptional regulator; this encodes MKISAQEEYGLRCLVQLANLGDGESLTLPQIAEREGISTANAGKLMWLLNKAGFVHSTRGTKGGYFLARPAGDIRLSEIIRVLDQDVLTKHCDSYTGVLESCVHKGDCGIRPVIVGLHEIVENALSQITLAQLVGSESSVDAMFHSIRGIHRTIEPQRI